One Desulfobulbus propionicus DSM 2032 DNA segment encodes these proteins:
- a CDS encoding helix-turn-helix domain-containing protein has translation MIRDTSITIEEAAQLVKCSYHTIHRAIKRGDLPAYKPGKTVLIMESDLNEWFQSTRIRTVKVGRPRRCLQIQKR, from the coding sequence ATGATTCGCGACACGTCCATCACGATTGAAGAAGCGGCCCAACTGGTCAAGTGCAGCTATCACACCATCCACCGGGCGATCAAGCGGGGTGATCTGCCGGCGTACAAGCCGGGCAAAACCGTCCTGATCATGGAGTCTGACCTGAATGAGTGGTTTCAAAGCACACGAATCCGCACGGTCAAGGTCGGCAGACCGCGTCGTTGCCTTCAGATTCAGAAACGATGA
- a CDS encoding helix-turn-helix domain-containing protein, with translation MKPIKKRFTQKEIARQAQIGPDFLSHIIHGDRPCPRKVAVRLEAVTGISRVTWVWGTPEEIRHAVQQVCAHDSRHVHHD, from the coding sequence ATGAAGCCTATCAAAAAGAGATTCACCCAGAAGGAGATCGCCCGGCAAGCGCAGATCGGCCCGGATTTCCTGTCGCACATCATCCATGGCGACCGTCCCTGCCCGCGCAAGGTGGCGGTGCGCCTGGAAGCGGTCACCGGCATCAGCAGGGTGACTTGGGTATGGGGTACTCCCGAAGAAATCCGCCATGCGGTCCAACAGGTATGCGCCCATGATTCGCGACACGTCCATCACGATTGA
- a CDS encoding type II toxin-antitoxin system RelE/ParE family toxin: MARLAKPKRVIVYADQEGNEPFTDWLYGLKDSMGRKRVLIRIARLEQGNYGDCEPVGDGISELRMFFGSGYRVYFGEDADNIVVLLCGGDKGSQKKDIKQAKAYWREYLTHEKL, from the coding sequence ATGGCACGACTTGCAAAACCAAAACGGGTCATCGTCTATGCGGATCAGGAGGGCAACGAGCCTTTTACCGACTGGCTCTATGGGCTGAAAGACAGCATGGGGCGAAAGCGCGTCTTGATCCGAATTGCGCGCCTTGAGCAAGGGAACTATGGCGACTGTGAGCCGGTAGGGGATGGGATTAGCGAATTACGCATGTTCTTTGGTTCCGGCTATCGGGTTTATTTCGGGGAAGACGCGGATAACATCGTTGTCTTGCTCTGCGGCGGCGACAAGGGAAGCCAGAAGAAAGACATCAAACAGGCGAAAGCCTATTGGCGGGAGTATCTGACCCATGAAAAACTATAG
- a CDS encoding addiction module antidote protein, whose protein sequence is MKNYRSFSDVEESYFRDHPEEMDEYIVLMFEEYAKDGDTGALLSSLRVLSRVKGVTKIAEETGLSRKGVQKALSEDGNPEFASVNAIIHAMGYRLSPQKLNA, encoded by the coding sequence ATGAAAAACTATAGATCATTTTCCGACGTTGAAGAATCCTACTTCCGCGACCATCCGGAAGAGATGGATGAATATATCGTCCTCATGTTTGAGGAATACGCCAAGGATGGCGACACAGGGGCCTTGCTCTCGTCGCTGCGTGTCCTGAGCCGCGTCAAGGGCGTGACCAAGATAGCCGAAGAAACCGGCCTGAGCCGCAAGGGGGTACAGAAAGCCCTCTCCGAAGACGGCAACCCCGAGTTTGCCAGCGTCAACGCCATCATTCACGCCATGGGCTATCGCCTGTCACCGCAAAAATTGAACGCATAA
- a CDS encoding TIGR02594 family protein: MTGSQKLPEEYAWLANEPAPRMLLEALRLYGTQEVVGEENNPDILAWAEECNIAGYNADSIPWCGLFMAIVARRSGKDMPDSPLWARSWAKWGTKSPSAQLGDVLVFKRGSGGHVGLYVGEDSDCYHVLGGNQGDAVSIKRIVKSRCIAVRRQYKIGVPPNVRRVLLSATGSISVNEA; the protein is encoded by the coding sequence ATGACAGGATCGCAAAAATTGCCTGAAGAGTATGCGTGGTTAGCCAATGAGCCAGCCCCCAGAATGCTGCTTGAGGCCTTGAGGCTTTACGGGACTCAAGAAGTGGTTGGGGAGGAAAACAATCCAGATATCCTGGCCTGGGCGGAGGAATGTAACATTGCAGGTTACAACGCTGATTCTATTCCCTGGTGTGGGCTGTTTATGGCCATTGTGGCTCGTCGGTCTGGAAAGGATATGCCGGACAGTCCTCTCTGGGCAAGATCCTGGGCTAAATGGGGGACAAAGTCACCTTCTGCACAGCTCGGAGATGTACTTGTTTTTAAGAGAGGATCAGGTGGGCACGTTGGCCTGTATGTCGGTGAAGACTCAGATTGTTACCACGTTCTCGGCGGAAATCAGGGCGATGCGGTATCTATAAAGCGAATTGTAAAATCAAGATGCATAGCCGTGCGCCGACAATACAAAATCGGAGTCCCCCCTAATGTGCGCAGGGTTCTGCTCTCCGCTACTGGGAGTATATCGGTTAACGAGGCGTAA
- a CDS encoding phage tail protein → MGGGKGDECYVTGYRYYAGLHLVFCHALDKLIKIKVGDKWAWEGAVTANQTIAVSKPNLFGGDGREGGIKGNVDVCFGLPDQPQNSYLQKKLGNDIPAFRGLFGLIARRCLLAANNPYIKEWAILGQRSRVGWRDDLADIVAADGYVDMNPAHIIYEALTNTTWGGLGYPVADLDTASFESAAYFLASGTDPRQEGFGLSLLWARDSSIEDFLNIILDHIDGVLYFSHRTGLLTLKLIRNDYTKALLPVIDQRSAVELVEYYVASAAEAVNQVTVKWVDRANQAQATTVQDIAGITRAGGQIIQATVEMPGIATEEWAHKIAARELQQMAMPLASCTLTVNRKHWSLEPGDCFVFDWPPIGLSGVVMRVNQVEIGEYTDSTLRIKAARDVYGLGPVAITTPAESLWTNPLTAPADAVRRKIQEITWWQFVRLFGESAAVLAELEDDSTMLTCCCDRPSSDALNYEMWTRNVGAAEFVKRDTDSFPFVSATAMPLSPEISSVIQLQDADIDTDLVKVGTYAALGDELVAITAMDAINGTLTVNRGVLDTIPVAHAAGTLLWCHQSFFGLDRTDRAVGEQVEIKLLPSTAEGRLQLADASTDTHTCVGRMMRPYPPGNVQVNGQRWPDKINIQDGITITWAHRDRTQQTVTLVRQDEGNIGPEAGVTYAVRVYDAVTGAMLKEQTGITGTSDTTDLIALGHTDVETVRIELESIRASLVSQQRWSLTVAIDADQNAVALDGEYIALDGDRVYLF, encoded by the coding sequence ATGGGCGGCGGCAAGGGGGATGAATGTTACGTCACCGGGTACCGCTACTATGCGGGCCTGCACCTGGTGTTCTGCCATGCGCTCGACAAGCTCATCAAGATCAAGGTCGGCGACAAATGGGCCTGGGAAGGCGCGGTGACCGCCAACCAGACCATCGCCGTCAGCAAGCCAAACCTGTTCGGCGGCGATGGCCGCGAAGGCGGCATCAAGGGCAATGTCGACGTGTGCTTTGGCCTGCCGGACCAGCCGCAGAACAGTTATCTGCAAAAGAAACTGGGCAATGATATTCCGGCATTCCGCGGGCTGTTTGGACTGATCGCCCGCCGGTGCCTTTTGGCGGCCAACAATCCGTACATCAAGGAGTGGGCCATCCTGGGGCAGCGATCCAGGGTTGGCTGGCGGGATGATCTGGCCGATATTGTCGCCGCTGATGGATACGTGGATATGAACCCGGCACACATCATCTACGAGGCCCTGACCAATACCACCTGGGGCGGGCTGGGCTACCCGGTGGCCGATCTGGACACAGCCTCGTTCGAGAGCGCCGCCTACTTTCTCGCCTCCGGCACCGACCCACGGCAGGAGGGGTTCGGCCTGTCGCTCCTGTGGGCCAGAGACAGCAGTATCGAGGACTTCCTCAACATCATCCTCGACCACATCGACGGCGTGCTCTATTTCAGCCACCGCACCGGCCTGCTCACCCTCAAGCTGATCCGCAACGACTACACCAAGGCGCTGTTGCCGGTGATCGACCAGCGCAGCGCGGTGGAGCTGGTGGAATACTACGTTGCCTCAGCCGCCGAGGCGGTCAACCAGGTGACGGTCAAATGGGTGGACCGGGCCAATCAGGCCCAGGCCACCACGGTCCAGGACATTGCCGGGATCACCCGCGCCGGCGGTCAGATCATCCAGGCCACCGTCGAAATGCCCGGCATCGCCACCGAGGAGTGGGCGCACAAGATCGCGGCCCGCGAGCTCCAGCAGATGGCCATGCCCCTGGCCTCCTGCACGCTTACGGTCAACCGCAAGCACTGGAGCCTTGAGCCCGGCGACTGTTTTGTCTTCGATTGGCCGCCCATCGGCCTGTCCGGCGTGGTCATGCGGGTCAACCAGGTGGAGATCGGCGAGTACACCGACAGCACCTTGCGCATCAAGGCGGCCCGCGACGTCTACGGCCTGGGCCCGGTGGCCATCACCACCCCGGCGGAAAGCCTGTGGACAAACCCGCTGACCGCGCCGGCCGATGCGGTGCGGCGGAAAATCCAGGAAATCACCTGGTGGCAGTTCGTGCGCCTCTTCGGCGAGTCCGCCGCCGTGCTGGCCGAGCTGGAAGACGACAGCACCATGCTCACCTGCTGCTGCGACCGCCCCAGCAGCGATGCCCTCAACTATGAGATGTGGACCCGCAACGTGGGCGCCGCTGAGTTCGTCAAGCGGGATACCGACTCCTTCCCGTTCGTCAGCGCCACGGCGATGCCGCTGTCGCCGGAGATCAGCTCGGTGATCCAGTTGCAGGATGCGGATATCGACACCGATCTGGTCAAGGTCGGCACCTATGCGGCATTGGGCGACGAACTGGTGGCCATCACCGCCATGGATGCCATCAATGGCACCCTGACGGTCAACCGGGGCGTGCTCGACACCATCCCCGTGGCCCATGCGGCCGGCACCCTCCTGTGGTGCCACCAATCGTTCTTCGGCCTGGACCGCACCGACCGCGCCGTCGGCGAGCAGGTGGAGATCAAGCTGTTGCCGTCCACCGCCGAGGGGCGGTTGCAACTGGCCGACGCCAGCACCGACACCCATACCTGCGTGGGGCGGATGATGCGGCCCTATCCGCCGGGCAACGTACAGGTCAATGGGCAGCGGTGGCCTGACAAGATCAACATCCAGGACGGCATAACGATTACCTGGGCGCACCGGGATCGAACGCAACAGACCGTCACCCTGGTTCGCCAGGACGAAGGCAACATCGGCCCGGAAGCCGGGGTCACCTACGCTGTCCGGGTTTATGACGCCGTTACGGGGGCGATGCTCAAGGAGCAAACCGGTATCACCGGGACAAGCGATACCACTGATCTAATCGCCCTCGGCCACACCGATGTCGAAACGGTCAGGATTGAACTTGAGAGCATTCGCGCGAGCCTTGTCAGCCAGCAGAGGTGGAGCCTCACTGTTGCCATCGACGCCGACCAAAACGCCGTTGCCCTCGATGGCGAGTATATCGCTCTTGATGGCGATCGAGTCTACCTGTTTTAA
- a CDS encoding phage BR0599 family protein has translation MSYATYEESDSSGQPLELYRFSVGAQQWLFTSADHEVGSLAEEKYQPVYIKRGGFSKGGDARRSTMDIEINAANDVALLFRDGWLAGTVIVTIFRLHHGDSEKQLFWKGRITGCKWAGSVATLSSDSAFTLFKRAGLRRVYQVGCPHVLYSAACGINADARKVVGTVMEVIDGRLTVDGLTSFASGYFLGGMLQAGTELRMINGHEGATITMVDAIGGLVAGTEVTLWPGCRHDMNDCGGKFNNIVNYGGLPYLPTKNPFSGDALV, from the coding sequence ATGAGCTACGCGACCTATGAAGAATCCGACTCTTCCGGCCAGCCGCTGGAGTTGTACCGCTTCTCGGTGGGCGCCCAGCAATGGCTGTTCACCAGCGCGGACCATGAGGTGGGGAGTTTGGCTGAGGAGAAATACCAGCCCGTCTACATCAAGCGCGGCGGGTTCTCCAAGGGCGGCGATGCCCGGCGGAGCACCATGGACATCGAAATCAACGCGGCCAACGATGTGGCCCTGTTGTTCCGTGACGGCTGGCTGGCCGGCACGGTGATCGTGACCATTTTCCGGCTGCACCACGGCGACAGCGAGAAACAGCTGTTCTGGAAGGGCCGGATCACCGGCTGCAAGTGGGCCGGGTCCGTGGCCACCCTTTCCAGCGACTCGGCCTTCACCCTGTTCAAGCGGGCCGGATTGCGGCGGGTGTACCAGGTGGGGTGTCCGCATGTGCTCTACTCGGCCGCGTGCGGGATCAATGCCGACGCCCGCAAGGTGGTCGGCACCGTGATGGAGGTGATTGACGGCAGGCTCACCGTCGACGGGCTGACCTCGTTCGCCTCGGGGTATTTTCTCGGCGGCATGCTGCAGGCCGGGACCGAACTGCGGATGATCAACGGCCACGAGGGGGCGACGATCACCATGGTCGATGCCATCGGCGGCCTGGTGGCCGGGACAGAGGTGACCCTGTGGCCGGGCTGCCGCCACGACATGAATGACTGCGGGGGCAAATTCAACAACATCGTCAACTATGGCGGGCTGCCCTATCTGCCCACCAAGAACCCGTTCAGCGGCGACGCATTGGTGTAG
- a CDS encoding head-tail joining protein, with the protein MIDTNETLGFLLEDFGVEALINGGPKTIVVDPFLDGSTEFNGETIDHSGPFAIAAVADTEALAAGDQGDTLTINGTDFTLLAIDPDGQGGVVLRLEEQP; encoded by the coding sequence ATGATCGATACCAACGAGACCCTGGGCTTTCTCCTGGAGGATTTCGGCGTGGAGGCACTGATCAACGGCGGCCCGAAGACCATCGTGGTGGATCCTTTTCTGGATGGTTCAACCGAGTTCAACGGAGAAACCATCGACCACTCCGGACCGTTCGCCATTGCCGCGGTGGCTGATACCGAGGCCTTGGCCGCCGGCGACCAGGGCGACACCCTGACCATCAACGGAACCGACTTCACCCTCCTGGCCATCGATCCCGATGGCCAGGGCGGGGTGGTGTTGCGGCTGGAGGAACAGCCATGA
- a CDS encoding phage portal protein, with amino-acid sequence MNGQRVLATVERVIDRTVGMLFPGLESRMMEARIRNFSLRMFAAAKESRLLGDWAPVGTDINTLIRTSNPTIRNRTRQLVGDFAYFARAVRVLVDHTIGTGITMQSRVTRGATETGKAKLHTTAIAAIEDAWSRWCDECDAGGKLHYHEIERLWKRQDVVDGESILVLGWDKNPRRFLPLVLQCYEADWLSSEYAATKGENTMIDQGVEFDRITGAVIAYHFRVPDGFSQLTGKQRSVRVPAASVIHGFETLRPGQLRGVSPFTPAVLLADDLQEFLGANIDRAKMAAKWLAFVETADVARWQKGRTTKDTETGHRLTVLDNAIIDFMSPGDKVTINSTDVPGDSFTPFVRFVLQMLAVSVNVPYELISGDATGLNYNTTRTVRNDWQKSLRPMVSRHIRQFSQPIFRAFMDACHLSGRVRMPGYAANPRPWLECLWQPNGVEPLDLLRESRGQIDLKDNYLWSPQEIIAARGRDPEAVLNEHKEWMDMLVKRELPTVTTSKALQTNPAAVAGNPQSDKKQQDE; translated from the coding sequence TTGAACGGACAAAGGGTGCTGGCCACGGTCGAACGGGTGATCGACCGCACCGTGGGCATGCTGTTCCCCGGCCTGGAAAGCCGGATGATGGAGGCCCGTATCCGCAATTTCAGTCTGCGGATGTTCGCGGCAGCCAAGGAATCGCGCCTCTTGGGCGACTGGGCTCCGGTGGGAACGGACATCAACACCCTGATCCGGACCAGCAACCCCACCATCCGCAACCGCACCCGGCAGCTGGTGGGGGATTTTGCCTACTTTGCCCGGGCGGTCAGGGTCCTGGTCGACCATACCATCGGCACCGGCATCACCATGCAGAGCCGGGTGACGCGCGGCGCCACCGAAACCGGCAAGGCCAAGCTCCACACCACCGCCATTGCCGCCATCGAGGATGCATGGTCCCGCTGGTGCGACGAATGCGATGCCGGCGGCAAGCTCCACTACCACGAAATCGAGCGCCTGTGGAAGCGCCAGGATGTAGTCGACGGCGAATCCATCCTCGTGCTTGGGTGGGACAAGAACCCCCGCCGTTTTCTCCCCCTGGTGCTGCAGTGCTATGAGGCGGACTGGCTCTCCAGCGAATATGCCGCCACCAAGGGCGAAAATACCATGATTGACCAGGGCGTCGAGTTCGACCGGATCACTGGGGCGGTGATTGCCTACCATTTCCGCGTTCCCGACGGATTTTCGCAGCTCACCGGCAAGCAACGGTCGGTGCGGGTGCCCGCCGCCAGCGTGATCCACGGATTCGAGACCCTGCGTCCCGGACAGTTACGTGGGGTGAGTCCGTTCACTCCGGCGGTTCTCCTGGCCGACGACCTGCAGGAATTTCTCGGCGCCAATATCGACCGGGCGAAAATGGCGGCTAAGTGGCTGGCCTTTGTTGAGACGGCCGATGTGGCTCGCTGGCAGAAGGGCCGTACCACCAAGGATACGGAAACCGGCCACCGGTTGACCGTACTCGACAACGCCATCATCGATTTCATGAGCCCAGGGGACAAGGTCACCATCAACAGCACCGATGTGCCTGGGGATTCGTTCACACCCTTTGTCCGCTTCGTGCTGCAGATGTTGGCAGTGTCGGTGAACGTCCCCTACGAGCTGATCAGCGGTGATGCGACCGGGCTCAACTACAACACCACGCGCACCGTACGCAACGACTGGCAAAAGTCGCTGCGGCCGATGGTGAGCCGCCATATCCGCCAGTTTAGCCAACCAATCTTCCGGGCATTCATGGATGCCTGCCACCTTTCCGGCAGGGTGAGGATGCCGGGATATGCGGCCAATCCACGGCCGTGGCTGGAATGCCTCTGGCAACCCAACGGAGTCGAGCCGCTTGACCTGCTGCGCGAAAGCCGGGGCCAGATCGACCTCAAGGACAATTATCTGTGGAGCCCGCAGGAGATCATTGCCGCGCGGGGCCGCGATCCCGAGGCGGTACTCAACGAGCACAAGGAGTGGATGGATATGTTGGTCAAACGTGAGTTGCCGACGGTGACCACCTCCAAGGCCCTGCAAACCAACCCGGCGGCGGTGGCCGGAAACCCGCAATCCGACAAAAAACAACAGGACGAATGA
- a CDS encoding terminase gpA endonuclease subunit has translation MPETARQLAFAAPVFRLYPCAPASVRRRLSGRSVTSDRCPVITFPKHLRRFVASPPRISPLEFAERYRVVTDGAHPGPWRREHAPHTAKILIIFGHQWVREIWYCGVDQSGKTITLTNCLAWSIEQLAGDIFYLMPSEETAKNIVDQKLRPMLEGSPHLRGYLSPRKDDTAITRIRLVNGKVIRPSWSGSPQAMATWSAQCCFGDEVDKYPEQAGSESDPITLIRKRARTFRGRSKMFFCSTPAGRFIRKGVAACHQIWEYRLRCPHCSELIRPEGEHLGIDDKSTIEQIESDGVILACHLCGAEMDEQGRIHAIRGGAWVAIKGGELPRPERVGFIHRAWDCLDVTLREIGVAWLKNLAGKLTDKIAWANGVEANDYQAEIKDRDEEYILRLKDESLPRRAVPGETSCLLLLVDTQKYGFRYQVWACGWGEDMSISVIDRGMVREFGNLVDLAEKDWKDADGNVYRIAAAWIDSGGGTDPYHPKHSRTREVYLFCKKHPIFSPIKGRRTQSLPWSITRLEYLPSRSGKKIPIAGGLNLYTLNVTHYKNDLATTLAVEPGDPGAMRLHAEIGKDYAAQMCAEYQDDRGYWICPDGKDNHDWDISVYGMAAIDIMGIRDWKPELEEHEVQPVQPASKRRRW, from the coding sequence ATGCCCGAGACAGCCCGACAACTGGCGTTCGCCGCCCCGGTGTTCAGGCTGTACCCCTGTGCGCCTGCCAGTGTCCGTCGTCGGCTTTCCGGCCGTAGCGTCACCTCTGATCGTTGCCCGGTCATCACCTTTCCGAAGCACCTGCGCCGGTTCGTCGCCTCACCCCCGCGTATTAGTCCTCTGGAGTTCGCCGAGCGGTACCGTGTTGTCACCGATGGCGCCCATCCCGGTCCTTGGCGGCGCGAACACGCCCCCCACACCGCTAAAATCCTGATCATCTTTGGGCACCAGTGGGTACGCGAGATCTGGTACTGCGGGGTGGATCAATCCGGCAAGACCATCACCCTCACCAACTGCCTGGCCTGGTCGATCGAGCAGCTTGCCGGCGACATCTTTTATCTGATGCCCTCCGAGGAGACGGCAAAAAACATCGTCGATCAAAAACTGCGGCCGATGCTCGAAGGCTCGCCGCATCTGCGCGGCTACCTCAGCCCGCGCAAGGATGATACCGCCATCACCCGCATCCGTCTGGTCAACGGCAAGGTTATTCGGCCCTCCTGGTCCGGCAGCCCCCAGGCCATGGCCACCTGGTCGGCCCAGTGCTGTTTCGGCGACGAGGTCGACAAATACCCGGAGCAGGCCGGCAGTGAGTCCGATCCCATCACCCTTATCCGTAAACGTGCCCGTACTTTCCGCGGCCGTTCCAAGATGTTTTTCTGCTCCACCCCTGCCGGCCGCTTCATTCGCAAAGGTGTCGCGGCCTGCCACCAGATCTGGGAATACCGGCTGCGCTGTCCCCACTGCAGCGAGCTGATCCGACCGGAAGGCGAACATCTAGGGATCGACGACAAATCGACCATTGAACAGATCGAATCTGACGGCGTCATCCTCGCCTGCCATCTCTGCGGCGCCGAGATGGATGAGCAGGGACGCATCCACGCCATTCGCGGCGGCGCCTGGGTGGCGATCAAGGGCGGCGAATTGCCACGGCCCGAGCGGGTTGGTTTCATCCACCGCGCCTGGGACTGCCTTGACGTCACGCTCAGGGAGATCGGCGTGGCCTGGCTGAAGAACCTGGCAGGCAAGCTCACCGATAAAATCGCCTGGGCCAATGGTGTCGAGGCTAACGACTACCAGGCCGAAATCAAGGACCGCGACGAAGAGTACATCCTCAGGTTGAAGGATGAGAGCCTGCCCCGGCGCGCAGTCCCCGGGGAGACCTCCTGCCTGCTGCTCCTGGTCGACACCCAGAAGTATGGCTTCCGCTATCAGGTCTGGGCCTGCGGTTGGGGCGAGGACATGAGCATCAGCGTGATCGATCGCGGCATGGTGCGCGAATTCGGCAACCTGGTGGACCTGGCCGAAAAGGACTGGAAGGACGCCGATGGCAACGTATACCGAATTGCCGCCGCCTGGATCGATTCCGGTGGTGGCACCGACCCCTACCATCCCAAGCACAGCCGGACCCGCGAAGTCTATCTCTTTTGCAAAAAACACCCAATTTTTTCCCCGATCAAAGGCCGCAGGACCCAAAGTCTGCCCTGGAGCATCACCCGCCTTGAGTACCTGCCGTCACGCTCCGGCAAGAAGATACCCATTGCCGGTGGTCTCAACCTCTACACCCTGAACGTCACCCACTACAAAAACGACCTGGCCACCACCCTGGCGGTGGAGCCGGGCGACCCGGGCGCAATGCGTTTGCATGCGGAGATCGGCAAGGACTACGCGGCCCAGATGTGCGCCGAGTACCAGGACGACCGGGGCTACTGGATCTGCCCGGACGGCAAGGACAATCACGACTGGGACATCTCGGTCTACGGCATGGCGGCGATCGACATCATGGGTATCCGCGACTGGAAGCCCGAACTGGAAGAGCATGAGGTGCAGCCCGTACAACCCGCTTCAAAAAGGAGGCGCTGGTAG
- a CDS encoding BRO-N domain-containing protein, translating into MPEITPFCFNDSMVRTLTIDNAPWFVAKDVAELLGYANTKDAISRHCKGVVKHYPLRTAGGIQEIRIINEPNLYRLVAHSKLPAAEKFEAWIYEEVLPSIRKTGSYSQDDGGRKTDIFYHRGPVSPGGLDIRYQLDLTKVVLRPTSTSLRVLQRVTGIDLADMIAELEHPASSLADTLVRDFCQQCLAAAPGERVRLSRAVEAINRWLADLVGHGEKKQPRQLGAELRNLGYTLRKIGGVYWIMDVSMDVNR; encoded by the coding sequence ATGCCTGAAATTACCCCCTTCTGTTTCAACGATTCAATGGTCCGGACCCTGACCATCGATAATGCCCCCTGGTTTGTAGCCAAGGACGTGGCCGAATTGTTGGGATATGCCAACACAAAAGATGCGATTTCAAGACATTGCAAGGGGGTCGTGAAACACTACCCCCTTCGAACAGCTGGAGGTATCCAGGAAATTCGTATCATCAACGAGCCGAACCTCTACCGCCTGGTCGCTCACTCAAAGCTCCCGGCTGCGGAAAAGTTTGAGGCCTGGATCTACGAAGAGGTCCTCCCCTCCATCCGCAAGACCGGCAGCTACAGCCAGGACGACGGCGGCCGCAAGACCGACATCTTTTACCATCGCGGCCCGGTCTCTCCCGGCGGGCTTGATATTCGCTATCAGCTTGACCTGACCAAGGTGGTGTTGCGGCCGACCTCCACCTCGCTGCGAGTGCTGCAGCGCGTGACCGGGATCGATCTCGCCGATATGATTGCCGAGCTTGAGCACCCCGCCTCGTCCCTGGCCGACACGCTGGTGCGCGACTTCTGCCAGCAGTGCCTTGCCGCCGCACCCGGCGAGCGGGTGCGGCTGTCGCGGGCGGTCGAGGCCATCAACCGCTGGCTGGCCGATCTTGTTGGCCATGGAGAAAAAAAACAACCGCGACAGCTGGGCGCCGAGCTGCGCAACCTGGGCTACACCTTGCGGAAGATCGGCGGAGTATACTGGATTATGGACGTTTCAATGGACGTCAACCGATAA
- a CDS encoding Rha family transcriptional regulator, with amino-acid sequence MTKDGFILLPIGFTSKAAVRLKVAYVPEWLEQP; translated from the coding sequence ATGACCAAGGACGGTTTCATCCTCCTGCCCATTGGTTTCACCAGCAAGGCGGCTGTGCGGTTAAAGGTCGCTTATGTTCCCGAGTGGTTGGAGCAGCCGTGA
- a CDS encoding TFIIB-type zinc ribbon-containing protein, whose translation MSEAVRNDIEVRAVCPVTRGLPVRMTEHGFAQACAEALAQAHEAVKNSDGLPLAAVRLSRCLQCLGKERPPELQVVDLEILKTERGSAQCKRELEMGGKKHDGTCENCGRENMTLTRLHGDLVCTSCGNLFGAMANRPEAVEKALRKMLPHCLPAAGSVDEEKQELARRCDELAAEVQTLSGQLIEEQELRKKRAEEADQYWSFLLKIGESLDSGFDGACDVALVPEMVTETFSGLEAEKTTLLQNAERLTAESTVLANRVSELEKRLEDLEGWEKVPTSGLVMESSFEHDLIRDQLADFALKILQGQVGIVHREA comes from the coding sequence ATGTCTGAGGCGGTGCGTAACGACATTGAAGTGCGGGCCGTCTGCCCGGTCACAAGGGGGCTGCCGGTGCGGATGACGGAGCACGGCTTCGCCCAGGCCTGTGCGGAAGCACTGGCACAGGCCCATGAGGCGGTGAAAAACAGCGATGGATTACCCCTGGCGGCGGTCCGGCTGAGCCGTTGTCTGCAATGCCTGGGGAAAGAAAGGCCACCTGAGCTACAGGTGGTGGACCTGGAAATTTTGAAGACCGAGCGTGGCTCGGCACAATGCAAAAGGGAGCTGGAAATGGGCGGAAAAAAACACGACGGAACATGCGAAAACTGCGGACGCGAAAACATGACCCTCACCAGATTGCATGGCGATCTCGTTTGTACCAGTTGTGGCAACCTCTTTGGCGCCATGGCCAACCGGCCGGAAGCGGTGGAAAAGGCCTTGCGCAAGATGCTGCCGCACTGCCTGCCAGCCGCGGGTTCCGTTGATGAAGAGAAGCAGGAACTGGCGCGACGATGCGACGAACTGGCTGCAGAGGTTCAAACGCTGAGCGGCCAGCTTATCGAAGAGCAAGAATTGAGGAAAAAACGGGCCGAGGAGGCTGATCAATATTGGTCATTTCTTCTGAAAATTGGCGAAAGCCTTGATTCCGGTTTCGACGGAGCCTGCGATGTGGCCTTGGTACCAGAAATGGTGACGGAAACGTTTTCCGGCCTAGAGGCTGAAAAAACCACCCTCCTACAAAACGCTGAGCGGCTGACTGCTGAAAGCACGGTCCTCGCCAATCGGGTGTCCGAACTGGAGAAACGCCTTGAGGATCTGGAAGGGTGGGAAAAAGTCCCAACGTCTGGGCTTGTTATGGAAAGTAGTTTTGAGCATGACCTCATCCGCGATCAGCTGGCCGACTTTGCCCTCAAGATTCTCCAGGGGCAGGTGGGCATTGTTCACCGGGAAGCATGA